One genomic region from Yarrowia lipolytica chromosome 1C, complete sequence encodes:
- a CDS encoding uncharacterized protein (Compare to YALI0C22209g, similar to Saccharomyces cerevisiae ESC2 (YDR363W); ancestral locus Anc_5.425, weakly similar to CAGL0A02706g Candida glabrata IPF 1290.1), with protein sequence MDNTPPKKKRKFVVLKRRPVTDTEVETVESATPDVLNDDTDIYDLSAHITEVRPAAVEMKVDAVKPEPVQEKKTLKKATHSRNTRSNSKSTPQDVVDLDAEETPDDTPDDNLLSSDSDMDPDRELQEALARARRLKEEKEHAEALLSVKEQTKEPQYSPPVEETPRKMKKPKAYRGEKVCFRLTFPVVEGHSWPSVIFTTRSLVPFHEIQEKLTFILHQRCQEDELYAPPDHVLDEFIFVLRGSRIFRNSTCQTMGIFTRDPATCPEVQWLNAEDAEKFRKRSLMEDDDDELVPQLDHDDGLDSLADVSVNLGEPAAAEPEEPDEEDIELTMAGKDKKPVTVRVGLSRQFIKLAEHYAKEMNVPATSVQLYFDGDKIDLNSTIEQADVEDEDMLEVRLV encoded by the coding sequence ATGGATAACACTCCTCCCAAGAAGAAACGCAAGTTTGTGGTGCTCAAACGACGGCCCGTGACCGACACAGAAGTGGAGACGGTCGAGTCGGCCACTCCAGACGTGCTCAATGACGACACCGACATCTACGACCTGTCTGCACATATCACCGAGGTCAGGCCAGCGGctgtggagatgaaggTTGATGCTGTGAAGCCGGAGCCGGTCCAGGAGAAAAAGACGCTAAAGAAAGCGACGCATTCAAGAAATACCAGATCCAACTCGAAATCGACTCCCCAGGACGTGGTTGATTTGGACGCGGAAGAAACTCCAGACGACACACCAGACGACAATCTTCTATCTTCCGACAGCGACATGGACCCTGATAGAGAGCTGcaggaggctctggctcGAGCCCGGcggctcaaggaggaaaaagaacATGCCGAAGCGCTGCTCAGTGTGAAAGAGCAGACCAAAGAACCCCAGTACTCCCCTCCTGTAGAAGAGACTCCGCGCAAGATGAAGAAACCAAAGGCCTACAGAGGCGAAAAGGTGTGTTTCCGACTAACCTTTCCTGTTGTCGAGGGACACTCTTGGCCCTCGgtcatcttcaccacccGTTCATTGGTCCCGTTCCATGAGATTCAAGAAAAGCTGACCTTCATCCTCCATCAGCGGTGCCAGGAGGACGAGCTGTATGCGCCCCCGGATCATGTTCTCGATGAGTTCATTTTTGTGCTTCGAGGATCGCGAATCTTCAGAAATTCCACCTGCCAGACCATGGGTATCTTCACGCGAGACCCTGCTACTTGTCCTGAAGTACAATGGCTGAACGCCGAAGACGCCGAAAAGTTCCGAAAGCGAAGTCTcatggaggacgacgatgacgagcTTGTGCCTCAGTTGGACCACGATGACGGGCTCGACAGTCTGGCTGACGTGTCTGTGAACCTGGGAGAACCTGCTGCCGCGGAGCCAGAGGAgcccgacgaggaggatatCGAACTAACAATGGCTGGAAAGGATAAGAAGCCAGTGACAGTGCGGGTAGGCCTTTCACGACAGTTCATCAAGCTGGCTGAGCATTATGCCAAGGAGATGAATGTGCCCGCAACGTCGGTCCAGCTATATTTTGACGGTGATAAGATTGATCTCAACTCGACAATCGAGCAAGCCGATGTGGAGGACGAAGATATGCTTGAAGTGAGATTGGTCTGA
- a CDS encoding uncharacterized protein (Compare to YALI0C22231g, similar to Saccharomyces cerevisiae TFC3 (YAL001C); ancestral locus Anc_4.128, weakly similar to uniprot|Q9UST7 Schizosaccharomyces pombe RNA polymerase III Transcription factor (TF)IIIC subunit) — protein MSSPDEIVDYLVENVALFGPGGVTLPQLWTLSYDKVPNLTPKLQQVIWKWLMNHPSMVVGVNGEDETETVNKLDYKTLLETYPQDSVQVYADEDTQWRTLTGRPKKNNPIGAFPFEALCVVAAAREDGATAVQITKQTGQDARSIFGRVNALMEQGLVSRFPYYAGHNTNLIVYRSFVAANRRKLGITTGNAASSGAAGVDIADFRKRLVEATFNAHNRIRQYLDLRDEMGCGKTRRLKSYFARAVRQLEANGYLKRVYVYPDPSKDEKYYCLKFLKPYVNTTDMAGVDEDDDEEEEEEEEVEPEEEEKIMGSLDVMDDSAGIKMEDVGEPLLPEENSHIISFNRFYPLINQIFNLTQIRGSHGIPAMELCRLTAGISYTRMFSRYLEGFAERTTKNKTVKNKSDPELQYLNLIRGLDVNARTKYYRYVTEMDYRAFVGEAADPAWGKFRPLPTSGAKAAAKIYSSLSDMQHKLGSEIPGVVLTATVTLPDGSEHQFVTFRGYNVTPAAGVKISVQQGSGEGRPRGRPRKRPVDDDTAAPGDKPPPKKRGRKSKAEHERIRLEKEAAEAAAAAAALEAASRTVNEAEATTGETTEQADSATVSSVAEAAVAAVLAETDPVEIAVRQEAEAEQAAAETTEPEPAPGRLTSRGVVSFAAMERKSRILKLLSANNGVLEGGKQLEIMFDASYSRSRNGKVDSKTLNRDINQLEDDGKVYRISVNVGKSRDSAIVRWMVVHSSLPRDAPQVQDLKAQLIHRTKVASVPATHNPIRESLSGAFKLYHNPVANPRRSLGNEDKSPHRVQEPGSDGRWISDTRKVVPRKRRSLRPSNIDPQYDYTDQEPHQGAGSSSTYPHQQYQPQYSMDYAQEYSTQHPAYNSLNNQFTGLDDSMIEPEMIAQATLQSQQPKRKSRKGDRLPSSDPLKILEHGIKRKSKLKIGATPSVSRSRMSGARRYDVEDNEKFFRLTIVARSFHGGSIPWQALAGPLRLPSYAAKAKWPRVRDIMGGAKVVPAAIEQFEDFFYEQYRKGTIAPFSRLEEVNLEELADLWQQHEPELLPDTTATSFPLLESYEDNRKRYHMSVPLDFDDTDPIDSVLSVQSMVKTEEALTNSPFLVKKTPVYVDPNPEAVQNAIAVIKSIIVSDDATYDEQAAKELLTPFGEQTVAEAVNQLDKQKVVNYIPRDMEKRNPGRNFAFSDKFWNAVSVRFAAGLEVFNEALNFDKSMRECVNSSRGLVMSRLAPDGSMMAILDLVYHRIIDTVRVNDTIGSLIKGYVSRSVDKDKLDCDIIFRGFESLSLNDAAQSVEVAPPTEGLRIWKGMHGEVNEPIWKHLTSLFALSVALRPGVTVDLLAVGLVNILTHQEIEDVMQWLCEKQCLRKGECDGYWLMPGWYNVFA, from the exons ATGAGTTCCCCcgacgagattgtcgacTATCTCGTGGAAAACGTGGCCCTGTTTGGTCCCGGAG GTGTAACCCTCCCCCAATTGTGGACACTCTCCTACGACAAGGTTCCAAATCTCACGCCCAAACTCCAGCAAGTGATTTGGAAATGGCTCATGAACCATCCCAGTATGGTCGTTGGAGTCAACGGAGAAGACGAGACCGAGACCGTCAACAAACTTGATTACAAAACTCTGCTCGAGACATACCCCCAGGACTCGGTTCAGGTGTACGCTGACGAAGACACCCAGTGGCGTACTTTGACGGGCAgacccaagaagaacaaccCCATTGGAGCATTCCCCTTTGAAGCACTGTGTGTTGTTGCCgctgctcgagaagatggagctACCGCTGTGCAGATCACCAAACAAACTGGCCAGGATGCGCGATCCATCTTTGGGCGGGTCAACGCACTCATGGAGCAGGGTCTGGTGTCTCGTTTCCCCTACTATGCCGGTCACAACACGAACCTGATTGTGTACCGATCGTTTGTGGCTGCCAACAGAAGAAAGCTGGGTATCACTACCGGCAATGCTGCTTCGtctggagctgcaggagtGGATATTGCTGATTTCCGAAAACGGCTGGTTGAAGCTACTTTCAACGCTCATAACAGAATCAGACAGTACCTGGACCTAAGAGACGAAATGGGCTGTGGCAAGACCCGACGTCTCAAGTCGTACTTTGCTCGTGCTGTGCGTCAGCTGGAGGCTAATGGCTACCTCAAGCGAGTCTATGTGTACCCCGACCCTAGCAAGGATGAAAAGTACTACTGTCTCAAATTCCTCAAGCCTTATGTCAACACCACAGATATGGCTGGTGTcgatgaggatgacgacgaagaggaggaagaggaagaggaagtCGAGcctgaagaggaggagaagattaTGGGCTCTTTGGATGTTATGGACGACAGTGCGGGAATCAAGATGGAAGACGTTGGAGAGCCCTTGCTGCCCGAAGAAAACTCTCATATCATTTCGTTCAACCGCTTCTACCCCCTCATCAACCAGATTTTCAACCTCACTCAGATTCGAGGCTCCCATGGTATCCCTGCCATGGAGCTGTGCCGTTTGACTGCTGGTATCTCGTACACCCGTATGTTTTCGCGGTACTTGGAAGGCTTTGCCGAGCGAAccaccaagaacaagacggtcaagaacaagtccGACCCCGAACTGCAATACTTGAACCTCATTCGGGGTCTGGATGTGAATGCCAGAACCAAGTACTATCGGTACGTGACCGAAATGGACTATCGGGCCTTTGTCGGAGAGGCTGCCGATCCCGCCTGGGGTAAGTTTCGACCCCTTCCTACCTCTGGGGCCAAAGCTGCTGCCAAAATTTACTCTTCTCTGAGCGACATGCAACATAAACTTGGCTCTGAGATCCCTGGAGTCGTCCTGACAGCTACTGTGACTCTCCCCGATGGTTCAGAGCATCAGTTTGTCACCTTCAGAGGCTACAATGTgactcctgctgctggcgtCAAGATTTCTGTCCAGCAGGGCAGTGGAGAAGGTAGACCCAGAGGCAGACCCAGAAAGCGACCTGTGGACGATGACACTGCAGCTCCCGGAGACAAACCTCCGCCCAAGAAGCGTGGCCGAAAGTCCAAGGCTGAGCATGAGCGGATCAGACTGGAGAAAGAGGctgctgaagctgctgctgctgctgctgctctggaggcgGCCAGTCGAACCGTAAATGAAGCCGAGGCAACAACCGGGGAAACCACTGAACAGGCTGATTCAGCTACTGTTTCTTCCGTGGCCGAGGCAGCTGTGGCAGCGGTGTTGGCCGAAACTGACCCCGTGGAAATCGCAGTCAGACAAGAAGCCGAGGCCGAACAGGCTGCTGCGGAGACGACAGAGCCCGAACCTGCTCCGGGGCGCCTTACTTCTCGAGGAGTTGTTTCTTTCGCAGCCATGGAGCGAAAGTCTCGTATTTTGAAACTTCTTTCTGCCAACAACGGTGTTCTGGAAGGCGGTAAACAGCTGGAGATTATGTTTGACGCATCGTATTCGCGATCCCGAAACGGAAAAGTGGACTCCAAGACTCTCAACAGAGACATTaaccagctggaggacgacggCAAGGTGTATCGTATTTCCGTCAACGTGGGCAAAAGCAGAGACTCGGCCATCGTTCGTTGGATGGTTGTACACTCTTCGCTGCCTAGAGACGCTCCCCAGGTGCAGGATCTCAAGGCTCAATTGATCCATCGAACCAAGGTCGCTAGTGTGCCTGCCACTCACAATCCCATCCGAGAATCGCTGTCAGGGGCCTTCAAGTTGTACCACAACCCTGTTGCGAACCCACGACGATCGTTAGGCAACGAAGACAAGTCCCCTCATCGAGTTCAGGAGCCTGGTAGTGACGGAAGATGGATTAGTGATACTCGCAAAGTTGTGCCTCGGAAGAGAAGATCTCTGCGGCCCTCCAATATCGACCCTCAGTACGATTACACCGACCAGGAGCCGCATCAGGGTGCcggctcttcttccacttATCCTCATCAACAGTACCAACCCCAATACTCCATGGACTATGCTCAGGAGTACTCCACTCAGCATCCGGCTTACAACAGCTTGAACAACCAGTTTACTGGTCTGGATGACAGCATGATTGAACCTGAGATGATTGCCCAGGCTactctccagagccagcagcCCAAGAGAAAGAGCCGCAAGGGCGACAGATTGCCCAGCTCGGATCCCCTCAAGATTCTCGAGCACGGAATCAAGCGGAAatccaagctcaagattGGCGCCACTCCCTCCGTGTCTCGTTCTCGGATGTCTGGAGCCCGGCGATACGATGTGGAGGACAATGAAAAGTTTTTCCGGCTCACCATTGTCGCCCGATCGTTCCACGGAGGCTCTATTCCCTGGCAGGCTCTCGCCGGGCCTCTCAGACTACCTTCTTATGCTGCTAAGGCCAAGTGGCCTCGAGTCAGAGACATTATGGGCGGTGCAAAGGTGGTTCCGGCTGCAATTGAGCAGTTTGAAGACTTTTTCTATGAGCAATACCGCAAGGGAACCATTGCTCCATTTTCGCGGCTAGAAGAGGTGAatctcgaggagctggcggATCTCTGGCAACAGCATGAACCCGAGTTGTTGCCCGATACCACCGCCACGTCGTTCCCGCTACTCGAGTCGTACGAAGACAACAGAAAACGGTACCACATGTCTGTTCCTCTGGATTTCGATGACACGGATCCCATCGACTCGGTCCTGTCTGTCCAGTCCATGGTAAAGACCGAGGAGGCACTCACAAACTCGCCTTTCctggtcaagaagacccCTGTGTACGTGGACCCCAACCCTGAGGCTGTTCAGAACGCCATTGCTGTCATCAAGTCGATTATCGTCTCTGATGATGCCACCTACGATGAACAAgctgccaaggagctgctgactCCATTCGGAGAACAAACGGTTGCCGAGGCAGTCAACCAGCTCGATAAGCAAAAAGTGGTCAACTACATTCCTCGAGATATGGAGAAACGCAACCCTGGACGAAACTTTGCGTTTTCTGACAAGTTCTGGAACGCTGTCAGTGTGCGGTTTGCTGCCGGTCTGGAAGTGTTCAACGAGGCTCTCAACTTTGACAAGTCCATGAGAGAGTGTGTCAACTCGTCCCGTGGTCTTGTCATGTCTCGTTTGGCTCCTGACGGATCGATGATGGCCATTCTGGACCTGGTTTACCATAGAATCATTGATACGGTCAGAGTTAACGATACGATCGGCTCTCTGATCAAGGGCTATGTGTCTCGGTCAGTCGATAAAGACAAGCTCGACTGTGACATTATTTTCCGGGGCTTTGAGTCCTTGTCTCTCAATGACGCGGCTCAGAGTGTAGAGGTGGCTCCTCCTACCGAGGGGCTGCGGATCTGGAAGGGTATGCATGGAGAGGTAAATGAGCCCATTTGGAAGCATCTGACGTCGCTGTTTGCGCTGTCCGTGGCTCTTCGGCCTGGTGTCACTGTTGATCTGCTTGCTGTGGGACTGGTGAACATTCTTACCCATCAAGAGATTGAGGATGTCATGCAGTGGCTCTGCGAGAAGCAGTGTTTGAGAAAGGGCGAGTGTGATGGATATTGGTTGATGCCAGGCTGGTATAATGTGTTCGCCTGA